Genomic window (Alnus glutinosa chromosome 9, dhAlnGlut1.1, whole genome shotgun sequence):
TCACAAAGAGAGAACTTGAGAAGCATTTCGCTAGTGAGGGAAAGGTATGCACTTCATCTTTCCCTGCTAAATTTATTGCCAGTGATCTTGGCTTCAAAATATCATTCTAgctttgaatttattattctgaGTCACTTTCTTATTATTGGGGTTTAGAATGTTGTGCATAATCGATTGGGATCTTTCTCTTGTAGGTGATGGAAGTTCATCTTGTCGTTGATCCCTGGACCAGAGAATCCCGTGGCTTTGGGTTTGTTACAATGGAAACTGTTGAGGAGGCTGATCGCTGCATTAAGTATTTAAACCATTCTGTTATTGAAGGCCGTGCCATTATGGTGGAGAAGGTAAATTTTCTTGACATTTAACTTTGTTTGTTGACTACTGGCTGCTTTATTAGTTACTGGTCCCGCGCTTCTTTCAACATTGTATCAAAATATCAGATAGTTTGGTACTAGTTTTGAGTTTGAAAGTTGTTTGCTTCTTTCCACTTGAAGTTTTTGTGGCAGCAGGTTAGCTGTGTGTAGCAGCTCTTCACCAAACTCAAACTACaactaaacaaacaaatcaaacacaCCAAGTATCAGACATGGGGTTGTATGCCCTGCATTTCTCTCCTTTTTCTAGCAATTAAATATTTAGTGATGTTTCAGTTTCTTAATATTGTCTTGTTGATCTCTCTCTACCTTCTTTTTCCCTTCTTATATGATTCTATCTAGCTGTGGCCCTCATCTCTTGAGTTGACATGTCATTTCACGATCTCATGCTTGATTTGCATTTGTTGCAGGCCAGGAGGCGGAGAGGGCGAACTCCTACTCCGGGAAGGTACCTTGGATTGAGAACAATTCACGGTAAGAATGTTTTTATACTCCAAATTAGTTTCTTGATGGCTCAGTTTGTCTTGTATGTTTGTGTCTTATTTTCTTACGTTACTTTTTGTTCATATAGTACGCCATCGAAGTTCGAGCTACTCTCCTCGGCGATCACCCAGCTACTCTCCTCGGCGATCTCCCAGCTACTCTCTTTATCGAAGGGGCCGCAGTCGCTCGCTGCGATATTCATCAGAACGTAGTAGGAGTAGGTCACATTCTCCTTATTATAGCCGTAGGAGGTCATACTCCCCTTATGATGGCCGGCGGAGGTCATACTCTTTTTACTACAGTCGGCGCCGGTCCTACACTCGCTCCCCTTGTTCCATGTCCCCTCCCAGTGGGCGGGATCGGTCCTACTCTTATTATGATTCCAGGTATTACTCACCAGATGACCGATACAGTAGGAGGCATCGATACCGTTCTCTCTCTCAAAGCGTGTCACCTAGGCCAAGGAGGAAGTCAAGGAGGAGCTACTCACGCAGTGTCTCGCCCAGGCTGAGGAGGAGCTCAAGGAGGAGCTACTCACGCAGCATTTCGCCTAGACCGAGGAGTTACAGGAGGAGGAAGAGTTCTCGTAGCATTACCCCTAGAGGGAGGAGCTCTGGGCATACTCGTTCAAGGCGTGAATACTCTAGAAGCTACTCTAGGAGTCGTAGTACGACTCCAAGTTCTAGATCAGCTTCAAGGTCTGTTACTTCTAGCTCTGACAAAGAGTGAGAAGCGATCCGACACTTTAGCTAGTAAGGGTTACTCTAGAAGCTTACTCTACGAGTCGTAGTGCGACTCCAAGGTCTGTTACTTCTAGCTTTGCCAAAGACTGAGAAGCGATCTGCCTCTTTAGCTAGTAATTGGGTGCTGCtcttgactctttgagatcttgTTATGGACAAATAACTTGCTGTATATTTGGGAGTTTATGGCTTGTCTTTCTGATCGAGTATTTACGTCTTCTTGTAATAATAGTTGGCTTTTAGTATATCTTGTGTGTGATGCTGTTTTTGATTTATTGTCGTCGAAATTGATGCGGGTTGGCATTGTGATTGCTCTGGTATGATGAGGTTTTCGGTGTTAGAAGCGAAGACGCAAAGCGGAGACCTACTCCTAGTTACGAGTGGGTGGTCCAATAAAAGAATGGAGGGGAAAATACACTCTACTCATTGAAGCAATGATCACTTTAGTGATTTAGTATGTAAAATTCAGAAAGTGATATTCTTCTTGTTGGTGCCTGGTGGTGGTGGAGTCACCCTTTTTGCGGCTGAAACTACCCTCAAACCTTGGCCTAACCATTTGGCCAGATGAACCACCCCCCCTCtccaaaaagaaaggaaaaaagagaaaaatataataaaattggTAGTGGTGGAGTCACCCCCTTAGTGGCCAAAACCATCCTAAAACTCTGGTCATTAACTCGGGAGCATTTTTAGGAGTTTAGCGACTAAATAGTTATGTGTGACACATGTGACTTTCATTCCATTCAAAAAGATGTAAAAACTTAACGGAGTGGCTAACTTATCATGGTTTAGTAGTTTGTAGGGTTAAATAtcactttttgaattttggagGCTAAAGTTCAAAATTAGTCGATGCATTTTTCTTAAGAATGAATTGGCTATGGTAAAACTTCTTGGCAACCAGAAATTTTATCGCTTTAAGTCAACTTGTTTCGACAATTACCGACATCTTTGATTATGTATGAACTTTTGAAGGAGtaaactctttttatttttttaattggccGAGTCACTCTCAACACACTCACCCTCAGTGAGCTTTTGATAATAATTAGTCAAAAGGGGTTTTATTGATATTAGTCGGTGATGATAAACTATTAATATGTTAACACATGTCCCATAGATGCTGAAAATATGTAAAGGATATAATCTAGGGGTATTCTAGGAAGACATAATATAGAGGTATTCTAGGAAGATATAATATAGGGATAAATAGGTAAATTAGCTAAGAAGAATTAGTTAGGatatgcttctagaagatgcttTAGTTAGTTATTTAGAGTCAATAAAAGGGAACcaaatatgaaaagaaaggCATAAAATGAATATTATAGAAATTGATTCCTTTAGGAGAATTGCTGTTCTCAAATCAGCTTGGAGACTTGAGTATCTCGAATAGCCCATTATCTTGTTCTTATTTCCTCGTCATCAATCCAATCTCATTTCCatacaaaaattccaaaatatacacaaatccaaatccaagaAAGGTACGTAACAGAATCCCATAAATTTTTCCTCAGACGTTGAGAATCACGTAGAAATCCTATCACCTTAGTCATGCCGTGATTCATGGAGCCCAACCAACTAATGTGAATCATATCAGCCCAGATTATATTTCTCTTCACAATCACGCAAATCATGAAGTCACATATCATGATTTAGGTCAAGGCAATATATGTCTGACAACTCACGCATATCAGAAAGGAAAGAGACCCAAGACTTCAAGACTTACAATCGGCTCAATAAGGAATAATCTCATATGAAAATATTCTTTGGTCCAAGCTGTTAAtatattttctgttttccttttatttatttttgcttgcAATGCACAAATAAGCACTTGTATATAATACCGTGCGTCCTCTGTATCTATTCATTCAACAAAAGTGAATCAAATTTACTCATTTGTCTTCCATTATTTTCATAATAGAGCAGCTCTGATCAAGGTTGATGAACTTTACATTATCACATATCATTTACATATTCAAGCTTGTTCAAATAGAtcgaaaaaatataaaaagaaaatatttctaaaatatatttaaataataataaatccaCATCTACTTGTACGGAAAATTACATTTTGCATGTAGTAGCCAACATTTGTcagttattttttaagaaaagaaaaaggattcaATTTTTCGATTCACTTTGGTCTCTcatataagaaattttttattgagtgataaaatcttacaaaatttattattgcatatataatcttatataagGTAGTCATatgagtcatatatatatatacacgtaacaagaaaaagactttcCTCCTCTCCTTATTGTTTCATCCCTCTTTAAGCATCCTTAGTGAGttgttcatttcaaaattttcactaaaatttggtgaaaagctTAAAAAAGTCCACTTCAACAAAatctcaataatttttttattttagttctCGTCAAAATTTCACTTCAAATCTGACTCTCAAATTTCACAagctattgaatattttattatttctttcttttcatttcacttttcattttcctctctcctcatttgttaggagtgattgcttaaaaccaaaaataaataaataaataaatttagttgaaatagagaaatatttgaaaaGTTTGGTGTatgaagtttgttaaaagtaatagataaaaaaataacaaaagtagattatttagttaaaattttgagaaaattttgagatttCACTACAAATGCTTTAATAAGAAACCAAATTATTATGATGAAGGATAGCGTGCATGTACAACAAATGATAAGGCacattattcaaaaataaaattcctgaCCCCTTACATTATTTCTTAACAAATTATAATGTTTTAAGCAAAACAAAATGTGCTGAAAATTAATTGGAAAGCACCTGGCTGACTTATGCCTACTGTTGGTACACGTGTCACTtgccttcctcttttcttcttcgtcttcttttatttttccgcCTTCCTTTTTGTGCTTCGTATCTTACGCAACATTGTATCTTTTGAAGACCAGAACCAGCAGGACCGTTGAGGCAATTATGGTACGCGGCATTCCCCAATTTTCCAGATTTCTTCGGCATACTGAGCAATTGTCCGGTCACTGCTGAATTTCCCACTACCGGCAGTGCTTAGAATAGACATCTTTAGCCACCTTTTCCTATCCCTGCAGACAAGACAAACATTTATTACGACCtagttgaaaaaatttcattaagaTTTCTGGTGTATGCAATAATTAAATGAATAGGAAAATTAGAAGCTCAGTTTATATATGTTGTATCTCATGATTTCCTTGTCCACCTATAGATTTAATAATGTGCAAAGTCCTCAAATGGTAAATTGGGCCTATGAAGAGCCATtttatggtcagaatttaatgttGTTGCATTTAACGGTGTACATAATGTCACGTAGTAAATATGTTGGCGCGTCATTAAAAACTATTAAATGATGTGGCATCATGAACCACATTAGATGCAACataatggagaggatccttgtccggCCAGTTCAAATAAACTACATAATGAAGCCGGACTTGCATTATTGGCTAGGCTCATGCTCAGCTCTTGAGCTTGGCTCCAGTAGGATGGTGATTGGCGAGGGGGATGTCCAACTAGCCTAGCTTCAGATGTTTAGCCCATTTGATCAAGTTCACATATATTTAATCTAAGCTACGAATGATAGCTGATTAGCTTAACAACCCAGACAAAGGTTGTAGTTTCATTTTAAGGATGAGATCAACTTATTTAGGCTGGTGAAGGAGGTGTCCAAGTAGCAAGTTTAAGCTTTTTACTAGCAGCTTCAGTCTAAGTAGCTTGTAGCGTGATGTTATAATTTAGGGGTGCCGATATCTTACTTGTAAGCTTTATCTACTTTGTCCTGAGCATCAATGTAGCTTGGGAAGTCTTGACCGACAAGAAAATAATCACCACGACCATAACCAGAGTTTCCCTCTAGAGACTCAAGGAGCGGGTCATAGTCGTAACTTCCAAATGCTCCGCTTCTAATAAACAGCTTGGCCTCCTCAAACCGAGGGTCTGGTTTGAACTGTCATTCACAAGAAGGGCCAATCTCAGATGAAGAAATAATTGGTAGCTCACTGGTAACCCAATATACTCAAATACAAACAGGAAGAAAAACatattataagaaaaaaccATTAACACATGAGCATGAAGAAGGATAAGCAAACACTAACTTTCGCATATTACATGCAAAATTGCTGCTTGACAACACTTCGTGAGTAAATTAAAAAGGTTTTAGCACAGCTAGAGGAACAGAAAGACTACTTTTGAATCAGAAGTTGCTTTAAGGAAAGTCCTTGTGTaagatttaaatatttaatgcaTTAGATAACTTAATTTGAAACCATAACCCTAGCAATTCTTGTGGTAATTGTATGTTTATGGAACTCAGCCCATCATAATTTCGGCTTTACTAAACTATAGTAGGTCCTAGCTTTAATCCATATCAATTAGGCTTCGGCATGTTTTTCAGCCATTCAAGCTCGGTAGCACCAACGCAATTTCCCTAATAGGACAAGATGCGTACAAGGATCCATAGGAATGAGGAGCTTTTGTACCATTTACAtcttttaagttaaaaaatgattttttactAAATATGAAGAAATTGCAACTTCGTACCAGTCCATTCTCTCTTTCCTTGCGCAGCCTAGGCACTTCATCTGCTGTTGCACCGAAGAGGAAAAAATTGTCTTCCTGAATCTCCTCCCTGATTTCTACATTGGCCCCATCCAGAGTACCTATAATGAGGCAACCATTGAGTGCAAATTTCATGTTGCTTGTGCCACTCGCTTCCATGCCTGCAGTGCTAATATGTTGTGACAGCTCACTTCCTGGAATAAGAATCTCTGCTACAGATACATTGTAATTTGGAACAAAAACCACCTGAAATTTTGTGAGTAACAAGCAGATAAGTCAATAATAAAACCTTGATAGCATGTGTGAGAAGTAGAGAATATGTATGCACATGTACAACTCACACAGCATAATAAAAAAGACTTGTAAGACTCAATTAAGGGATATATAGCATGCAAAAACTATAAACAAAGGTATTTGTCTCAAAATATCAAATATGGCTTTACAGGAATGCGCCATTGCTATCTCATAGCAATCAGATTATGGCGAATTCTGAAATTCAGAGAGAACGTATatgctaattttttaaaaggaaatataaaaacgaaaaatgaaaatgaaagaagaaagaatatcaAGGGTTGTGAAATTCTAAGGTTAAAAGCCCAGAAGACACACTAGctgatgaaaataaaaaagggtacTACACCTATTCATATCCTAAAGATTCTCTACTTCATCACTTTCCAAATGCACCATGAAGTCAAACACATTGAACCAGAAACTGCCTTGCATTGATATCAATGGCCAGCTTGACTATGTATAATGAAGAAGCATCATAAACCTAACCATCAGCAGGTTCACGACAAATCTATCACACACAAAAAcgagaaaagaaaacacatgCATGGCCATTCAACAGAAAGATCAAACCACCTTTCACGGAAAATTCTAGCTTTGTACAAGTTAATGATAGTAGGTACTAATCCATCTGAGACCCTGATGCACAATAGGGACTCATAATCCCATATATTATGAACCATCCTTTTGTAACAGTATGGGTATGATAACTTTATATGGAAAGTCAATTAGAATCAACTACCTTCAAGTAGCTATTGACCTCGGGATCAGTGTTGACAACAGCACCGACATCATTCACCAGCTTGACTATTCTTTTAGCATTTGTATATGTTGCAAATGCCTTTCCCCCAAACATGATGGTGCGTGGCGTTGTATTCTTCCGCTCTTCGGGGCTCATCTCCTATAATAATCCAGTTTCAAAAAAGTTCTCAAAGATAGTACAAGAATTATGCTAAATCAAGGAATATATTTAAGTTCTATGTAAGCACAGGATGTCTTTTATACCTTTAACTTCTTGTACCTATAAATTGCCCCCAGAATATTCAGCAGCTGTCTCTTATATTCATGGATGCGCTTGACTTGTATGTCAAATAGGCTATTTGGGTCAATGCTCACCCCCGTCACTCGTTCTATGTACTGTGCCAAACGGTGCTTATTAGCCATCTTGGCAGAGGCCCATTCAGCTTGGAAGCCTGCATTGTCGGCAAACTATAGGAGAAAGCATCAGTAATGAATGCAAACTTTGTACACTACAGGAAGCTGTCTTACAatggaaagagaaaaatattccaaatcttttaaatattacttttaaTACATACCTGTCGAAGACCTGCAAGTAGGTCGAGGTTGGTGACCCATTGTTCTGATTTTAACCATTTGGTTATAATGTTACTGAGTTCAGGACTACAAAATCGGAGCCATCGGCGAGGAGTAATGCCATTGGTTTTATTTTGGAATTTTGTTGGCCATATAGAAACATAGTCTGCAAATAACTCGGACTTCAAGATATCACTATGTAACTGGGCAACACCGTTTACCTACAAAGAGATAGCCAACAATAAGttacaaaaattttcaaagaaagaATTCAGATCAATAGAAGAAGACAGGAtttctgggaaaaaaaaatggcgaAAGGAATAGcgaaaacaaaaatcacaagaCCAGGGATCTATTTGAGTAACAATACACGCCAATAAAAGGTATCTCCAATGTGATAATAACTTGCAGGGACGGAACTAGGATTTTAGGTGTTGGGGGcaaatgtttttaaataaatttggagggataaaaatttgattttagaagaaagaattacagggacatttttttaaaaaaaattggagaacaTTTTGAGGCTTGGGGGAGGCTTAGTAGTTCCGTCCCTGATAACAAGatttatttggacaaaatcatatAGCAaacaatttgaagtttttggcAGTACCATCAGTTCATGGATGACACTAAGGCCAGATATTTAAATAATTCTGACGAACAATAATTCTATAGACAGCTAAAGACTACGTCAAGTGAGCTACATGAGATATACTCATTATAGATTTCCAAAGAATGCACCTCTTACCGTATGCGCAGAAACCACACATAAATTTGCCATCCGCACAACTGGCTTTTGGAGGTTATCATCCAAAATGCGCATGCTGGGAAGCTTACTTTCAAGGTCAGTTCGTGTCTTTTGAATCATTGCTATGAACTGCGAGACATTTACAGTTCCATACTCAAAATACAAATGCATAAGAgacaagaaaatagaaaaagaccCAGGGGGGGGAATAATTGGGTAAGCAATATACTCTCTTGTCAATTTCTGTTATGATCTCCATATGGCGAGGAAGAAGCTTCCACATCAGAGCTTGTGACCATTTCTCAAGTGCTTCAGGAAGGACTGTGTGATTGGTGTAGGCAACAGTCCTGGTTCAATCATTAATGTCTGAATT
Coding sequences:
- the LOC133877584 gene encoding alpha-glucan phosphorylase, H isozyme — encoded protein: MAAIREANGAAGRAIPAKVPAVAQPLADEPAAIASNINYHAQFSPHFSPFKFEPEQAYYATAESVRDRLVQQWNETYLHFHKVDPKQTYYLSMEYLQGRALTNAIGNLKIQDAYGDALKKLGHKLEEITEEEKDAALGNGGLGRLASCFLDSMATLNLPAWGYGLRYKYGLFKQRFTKEGQEEIAEDWLEKFSPWEVVRHDIVYPVRFFGHVEVNPNESRKWVGGEVVQALAYDVPIPGYNTKNTISLRLWEAKACAEDFNLFQFNDGQYESAAQLHSRAQQICAVLYPGDATENGKLLRLKQQFFLCSASLQDIIFRFKERRLEKGSWQWSEFPSKVAVQLNDTHPTLAIPELMRLLMDDEGLGWDEAWEITTRTVAYTNHTVLPEALEKWSQALMWKLLPRHMEIITEIDKRFIAMIQKTRTDLESKLPSMRILDDNLQKPVVRMANLCVVSAHTVNGVAQLHSDILKSELFADYVSIWPTKFQNKTNGITPRRWLRFCSPELSNIITKWLKSEQWVTNLDLLAGLRQFADNAGFQAEWASAKMANKHRLAQYIERVTGVSIDPNSLFDIQVKRIHEYKRQLLNILGAIYRYKKLKEMSPEERKNTTPRTIMFGGKAFATYTNAKRIVKLVNDVGAVVNTDPEVNSYLKVVFVPNYNVSVAEILIPGSELSQHISTAGMEASGTSNMKFALNGCLIIGTLDGANVEIREEIQEDNFFLFGATADEVPRLRKERENGLFKPDPRFEEAKLFIRSGAFGSYDYDPLLESLEGNSGYGRGDYFLVGQDFPSYIDAQDKVDKAYKDRKRWLKMSILSTAGSGKFSSDRTIAQYAEEIWKIGECRVP
- the LOC133877258 gene encoding serine/arginine-rich splicing factor SR45a gives rise to the protein MMSYSRRSRYSRSPSPYRRHRSVSRSLSRSRSRSRSRSPLVENPGNNLYVTGLSPRITKRELEKHFASEGKVMEVHLVVDPWTRESRGFGFVTMETVEEADRCIKYLNHSVIEGRAIMVEKARRRRGRTPTPGRYLGLRTIHVRHRSSSYSPRRSPSYSPRRSPSYSLYRRGRSRSLRYSSERSRSRSHSPYYSRRRSYSPYDGRRRSYSFYYSRRRSYTRSPCSMSPPSGRDRSYSYYDSRYYSPDDRYSRRHRYRSLSQSVSPRPRRKSRRSYSRSVSPRLRRSSRRSYSRSISPRPRSYRRRKSSRSITPRGRSSGHTRSRREYSRSYSRSRSTTPSSRSASRSVTSSSDKE